The following DNA comes from Solanum stenotomum isolate F172 chromosome 11, ASM1918654v1, whole genome shotgun sequence.
ATTGTTATTTGTAACGACAAAATAGGGaacataaattcaaatatcCCTCAAAACTAATTGTGAGTGTTAGATCGTGTGTTTCTTATACTACTATTTTAGTTTCttgtttaaaaattaaaaacagtGCAGATGTATATTTGAGTAGAGAAGAAAAACCTCTGGTGACATCGTCTTTGACGGAAGGAAATTATGAACAACTTTAGACTGCAAACGGTCTATTTCAACtgcaaaatttcaaatcattaatcaaatttcaaaagaacatccaaaaatattttgaggttCACACAttgaaagtaaaacaaaaaaacttagaaaaaaataggtaaaaatTGCAGAAGAAAATGTTTTGCCCTtacaaaagaagaaagattGGACAAAGATTATTTGATTTGACAATATGGTGTCAAAATAACGAAGGATtaatgattatgaatgaataaATTGTGTAATCGACTGAAACTTGAAACTAAGAAATGTTGAAAAAGGATTGTAATCTAAATTactatgtattaaaaaaaaatgttatagtaataattattggTAGATGAACCAATCATCCATATAACAGGTAGAAGCTTCAAACTAATAAATGCTGGAATGAGAAAAAGTACTTACTATTATTAAGAAATATGCTACAATAATAATTACCGGCAAATGAACCATCTATTATTTACTCGGTTTCAGTGCATCTAATGTTATTCACTTggtttaataattattaataaattttatattttaaaattgtagtTGTTGGACTTTTAATGCTACCTTtatacaattaaaatatttattatttattaagattaaattttaaatgtttatttagtgtaagggtaaaatggtaattcaacttttcactTTTGATCTTCCCGCTTTTAATAATATCTgatgattattttttgaatttataagcATCTCTTactaattattttccttttgggGAAGTTTTTTTTATTCTGTGTCTGGTATTTATATTCCCGTCAAATATAATCTATTCAGGAAAAGTGCTCCCTACCAAAAATAAATTCCTCCTTTTAAGTTAATTCCtgaatgtaaaaatatatatatatatatacattagaATTCCTCAGTTTTGATTCGAAGTCTACTTTTCTTAATTTAGCAGTTAAATTTATGAAAGCATATATTTTGAGTGAGTAGTAATCGTTTTTTATCAAGTTATTTATAAGAACTTCAATTAATATTAAAGAAGTATATAGTATATGTTTGGTCACTCAATAATCAAATTACAAACATGAGATATATATCTTTATATACTTTACAATTGGGATTATTTAAATAGATAACCAATTTGATCTATTCATTATAAGAGATTTAATTAAGTGTTTcaattttatgtaaataaattgtaaaaatttgaataaaagatAGAGAACAAGTTCTTGAGACTATTGGAATTAATGTGTTGTAGACAATATATGAAGTAAGTTTTTTTGAATAGTCTGGTAAATATAAACCCTTAGTAAAGGTATATTTgacctatttttttttggtttaaaagtaagttcctttttttttccacaTAACAGCAAAGTAATTTTtgctacaatatttttttatattatttttctcaaaagaatGGCCAAATACTCCCTTCGTCTCATAATAGTATGACGTTTCATTTCGTGAGAATCAACTTGATCGATCTTTGATGTTAAATCTGTTtatgaaaaatactataaattgccATTCGTCTATATTAATATCCAAGATAtgtatctttttaaattttgaaactcaaaatCTTGGCCATTAAGCTATTAGTTTTAGATAAATATAATGATTGAGACAGATAAGGATGATATAAACCTCCATGTGAAGTCTCTTAGTTGTTGGTCCACAATTTTTAAATCTCCTTTGAATAAACTAAGGTGGAgaatatatacacaaattttGTACATGTGACCagctattttttcaaaattaacaaaaaatctTACATTATGGTGGGATGACAGTAGAACATGCTTTTTGTTTTTATCCTCTCCAAATTGGAGGAAAAAGTTTATAATATtccacttctttttttttttggcctttttttgttttgtttgtatCACTGATTTTGGTGATGAAAATGACTTTCTACTTATCTTATATACCAAACTAGCTGTTATATTGTGGTATgtgttatttttgaaataaattatcaattctaGATATGAGAGAAGTATTGTCTTGAATTAGGTAAGACATCCATCCCCTACCACTCTTTGTTTCTTGATAAAAATAGTTTCTTCGTTAAACTTGCACATACctcaattatttcattttgataCTTACTATACTTGTCATCTAACACCAGATAACTTTGTATGTTTTGTATGTTACCtcgatgaagaagaaaaaaatagtgcTATTTAGTTTTAATGAAATTTAGACGCTAGTCTAACATGTTTTTCACTCACTTCATTAACACTTCTAGATCAAATCAAGGACcacattctcttttttttttttctttcagaaaGACAATTGAGACTTGTCTTTCTAATATCATATGATTACAAAGAGTAAAGACAACTTCCTTTTGTGGATCTCAGACATTTGGTTACTTGTGAAAATTACTGTTTGACATGATTGAATATTACATGCACCctaaattatttcttaagatTTTGCCACTAGGCTATTCCCTTTGAATCgagggtctatcgaaaacagTAGGTTATTGTTATACTAAATTTTATTGGCTATTTGCAATGATAAAGACTGCCAACAGTTGATCTGTAATCATAACAAAAAACTTAACATTTTGCTTGAAAAAGCATCATAAGCAAAAAGCTATCTTTATGATTTGCACACTTCAAAGCCACTTTACATTTCAATACAGCTTGCACCTACAAAGTTTTCTAACAAAAAAACAATTGAAGAATACATAAGTACAATGATCTACTGGTAATTGATGGCATCCCTTTCATTTCCCAAACCACAATGTATTCACATGGAAAAGAGAGAGTATCATCATACAATAAGAGTCAAAAGACAACAAAAATCTTAAAAAGAATCCCTATTCACCACAGTGCCAAAACTAACAATGAGTTAAGGTAAAAGCATCAGAgttaaaagcaaaaaaaaagaagaaaaaaattatgtgtgacTCGCGATGAGGAAGAAAACGGAGAGAATGAACAACCAAACCTAGATCAAAGAGTGTCAACTTCTCACCTACCATCAGAAGATGTAAATGACTCGGCAAATCCGTAGGGGCGAGTAGGTATGCTTGTTTGAGTGTTATCCAAGCTTGGAAGGTAAGAAGAAGAGGATGAATCCATGTGACTTGTACCTTCATAAGCCTGCCACTTTTTGAGTGCTTGGGGCAATGACATATCGAGATCAATGCCGTATATGTCCTCTGAGCACTCGTCGGATGGTTTCCAGAGCTCCACAAGAGATGAAAGAACATTGACAGCATGGCCCATGTCAGGCCTTTGATATGGCTCCCTTGCAGAACAGTGGCCAGCTAGCTCAGCTACAGTGCTGACACTGGCGAGTGTTTCCTCACTAAGGTCAATTGCGGGGTCAATTGCCTTTCTGAATGTATCCTTATTCAGATGCATTCTTCGGAACCATGTTACTAGATGCATGCTCTCCTCAGGCTGGCTTTCATCAAGAGCCTTTCTTCCTGTGATGAGCTCCATCAAAATCACACCGAAACTGAACACGTCCACCTTGGTTGTCACTCTCCCTGTTACTGGCAGACGaaacaagataaaatacaaGTTAAGATAATGATGTATCTACATTCCAAAAACTCCTATGCACCTATCACGATCAGGAAAGTGAGCAAATAACGAATTTGGCTATCCTTGAATTCCAATTTCCACcaagaggaaaagaaaaaaagcgGATCTTCTGTCATAAGATTAATAACATGTTTAAAGTGTGCGATTAGGCCAAAGTAGACACCGGTGGCATTAAGCAAATGCATCAGGAAAAAGTGTTTCCAGTAGGATGGGTATATCCACTTTTAGAAACTAAGTAATCATAGCATTAAAGGGGATTACAGAATCAATAAGGATATTTGATATATGACAATATGTATGAATGACACGTTCTTAACCATGAGCACAAGTATAATTGACTTagaaaaaagacaaaacattaatATTTACTGTTATAAACCTATTATAGGACAAAAGTTGATTAATGTAAAACAGGCTAAGTTTCTTGGAGTACAGTTAGTATCATCTGACTCTTATCAGTCAAATGAATGCTAATTCTATGGAAGCATCCTGAGATCAAACCCCCAAGGTTCACACAATTCATACTTTAGAGGTATTGGACTTAAGACCAAGTTTATCTAGGCACAAATTGCACACAAGTATTATATCAGCAAGTTAGCATACACATATAAGTAAGCAATGAGCATACCTGCATATTCCGGTGCTAAATATCCAAATGTCCCAGCAATCCTTGTCTCTATAGAACCTTTCCCTTCTGGGGCAAGTCTGACAAGGCCAAAATCTGCAACTTTAGCCCTCATATCATCCCCTAGAAGAATATTTGAAGGCTTCAGATCCCTGTGAATGAAACTCTGGTGGGCTAAACTATGGAGGTACTCTACACCCCTAGCAACATCTAATGCAATGGTCAATCGTTTTGTCCATTCCAGGGGTTTAAGCCCTTCTTCTGCCCAGTTGAAGAGATGACTGCTTAATGTTCCTTGAGGCATGTATTCATAGACTAGAAGTTTCTCATTTCCATCAAGACAGTACCCAAGTAGTCCAACAAGATGCCTATGTCTGACCTTAGTCAATACAGCAATCTCGGATTTGAATTCAGCTAGTCCCTTCCCAgtgatgattccattttccatTCTTTTGACTGCAATTTTAGTCCCATCATGCAATTCACCTTTGTAGACAGTGCCAAAGCCTCCCCGGCCTAGTATGTTGTCTTCACTAAAATTGTTGGTCACATTCTTCAGTACTTGGATGGAAATCACCATATTTCCTGCTTCAACCATTTGAACATCACCGGCTTCACTAGCAGAAACAGTATGAGTTTCAGTAACTGCACCAACACTGACACTAGATCCTGCAACTGTGATTTTCACACTATCATTGTCAGAACCAGAATGACGTGGATGCAACACCATGGTATTTGGACTTTGCACTCGGCTAAAACGCTTTTGTTTGCTTTTGTACAGACAGAAAGCTGCCACTCCAATCAAACAAAGCATAAATACACCTCCAATTACAGAAAACACCACAATTCCAACCCGGCGATTGGACTTCTTACGAGCTGCTTGGGCATTTCCATCATCAGAGCCTGTTGAACCACCTGGAGAACTGCCTTGGGAAGGTGCATCACTCTTATCCTTTCCAATATCAGGGTTACCACTAAATTTCAGAATCAAATTTTTCCTAAAAGCTGGTACCTTTCCATAAATTTGATTGTTTGACACATCTAACTCTGTAAGGCCTGTCAATGTGGTTAGCTCTTCTGGAATTGTACCAGTCAGATTATTATCTGCAAGAACTATTTTTTGTAGCAACTTCAGTGAAGCAAATTCAGGAGAAATTGTTCCTGAAAGCCCCATTTTCTGGAAATTTATGACAGTAATGTTACCATTACTGCAAGTAAGACCAAACCAATCAGCACAGGGATCATTTCCCTTCCAGTTCTTCGCAAAATTTGTTGGATAATCCATTGCTTTTGCAATTGAAAGCAATGTATTTACTCTAGGATCACAATCACCTGGTTGTGACGAGCAAAAGCTATTTGTACCTTTTGCCGAATCAACAACAACAGAACCTTTGAACACCGGCATTGGTCCTTGAAAGAAATTATTCGTCAAATTAACGAACTTCAAAGACTCAAGATTCATCAAAGAACTTGGCACGGGACCAGTAAAGGCATTATCTCTAAGACTCAATGCCTCCAAAGCCTTTAATCCTGAAAAGTCCGGCAACGGCCCCGAAAAGTTATTGGAATGCAACCAAACCTCCTTCAGGAATGTCATGTTTGTTAGAACATCAATTCCTCCATTAAGCTTCTGTCCATTTAACCATAAAGACTCAAGCAGCAAGCCAGAAAAACTGGAGGGCAATTCACCTTCCAAGTTATTGCCAGCCAAATGTAAATTTACCAATCCAGGAAACTCATCAGGACTAAAAAAGTTAGGAATTCTCCCAATTACATTTGCTGAATTTGCTGAAAAGTTTTTAAGTGAAGAAGCATTCCTAAGGCTTTCAGGGATCTCCCAACCAACAAAAGGGTTCTTATCCATATCAACAGATAGTAATGAAGACATATCAGTAAAGAAATCAGCAGGAATTGAACTAAACTGATTTTCACCAAGCAGTAACACTTGCAATGAACTCAAACCACTCAAACTAGGCAAAGGGCCAGAAATATTGTTCCCTTGAAGCTCTAAACGTTCAAGTTCAGTAAGTTTAGAGATTTCTGGAGGGAGAGTACCTTGAATGTTCTGCCGCCCAATTTGGATCCGGGTCACCCGTTTATCTGAACAACCCACATGGTTCCATTTGCATGGATCCGGGTCTGACCATCCAACTTCTTGAGGTGGGTTTAAGCTCTTTTTCAAAGCTAACATCACTGAAACATCATCATCTTGAGACtcaacacccaaaaaaaatgcagaaataCCAAGAACAAGTAAAGATACAAGCTTTAAACCAAGAAGGGTGTTCATTTCTTTTGTAAAGATTGAAACTTTTTGACAAGACAATGAAAAAAACACAAGAACCCGAGTGTTCTTTATAGAACAAGTAAAGCTACAAGCTTTAAACCAAGAAGGGTGTTCATTTCTTTTGTAAAGATTGAAACTTTTTGATAAGACAATGAAAAACACACAAGAACCCAAGTGTTCTTTATAGAACAAGTAAAGCTGCAAGCTTTAAACCAAGATGGGTGTTTTCTTTTGTAAAGATTGAAACTTTTTGACAACACaatgaaataaaaaacaagAACCCAAGTGTTCTTTACAGAACAAGTAAAGATACAAGCTTTAACACAAGAAGGGTGTTCATTTCTTTTGTAAAGATTGAAACTTTTTGACAAAACAAGAACCCAAGTGTTCTTTATAGAACAAGTAAAGATACAAGCTTTAAACCAAGAAGGGTGTTCATTTCTTTTGCAAAGAGTGAAACTTTTTGACACACaatgaagaaaaacaagaaaccAACTGTTCTTTATAgcaaaaattcaatcttttttcAAGATTAGAAGAGAAACATTGTGCAATGTGGTAGGGTTTTTTGCAGAGTTGAGAgtaggaagaagaaggaagcaCATGAGGAAACGGGCCCACAGAAAACTGGAAAGCTAAGAATGAGGAGAGTTTGTATAGAGAAGCAAAATGACAGTAATAAAAAAGCTGGATGATTCTAGGGAACATGGCCTAAATAAAGGACAAGTTGGCagtttgttttgattttgtgtttgtcaattgtttctttttttctggTTATATTTCAAAGTTAAATAACTACTCTACAAGTATTTCTCTAGTTGTCATGTCATAATTTTACTTCCATGTTTTAATTTACGTGATATTTTATGAATTATAATTCATACTAATATTTTTCtgtataagttttaaatatttaaaattttatttttaataaattaagttaattttaaaaattagttagaTCAATTCTCGAAAAATAAagatatcacataaattaagatgaATGAAGTAATGTAATTTTACTCCTTCTGTCTCAGAATAATAGTCATGTTTCATTTCTCGACAATTAATTTAggtaaataagttaaaatacaCGTAACTTACcatatttttactaatttcaTCTAAACTATCTAGTTTTCTCATTACATACCTAAGCTATTACaccatatatattaaaaaacacATTCCGATGACTAATTGGccaaatatttcaaattatttgaaaataggCGCATAGGGACTTGAAAATCCATTAAAATGAATCCACCTACTATCTATTTGACTATTAAGGCTAATTGAGctatcaattttaaaaagataaatccTTTTTTCCAGTCccttatatttcttttaaatctttgttttctttccttttcttcttcttcttcttcattttccattaaAAAGTGCTTGATAATAAAGGTGAACAAAACCAATAATAACAATTTAGTGCAATTCACCGAATAAAATTTGAGAGGATAGAATATACACGAACATTacttcctatatatatatatatat
Coding sequences within:
- the LOC125844995 gene encoding receptor protein kinase TMK1; the protein is MNTLLGLKLVSLLVLGISAFFLGVESQDDDVSVMLALKKSLNPPQEVGWSDPDPCKWNHVGCSDKRVTRIQIGRQNIQGTLPPEISKLTELERLELQGNNISGPLPSLSGLSSLQVLLLGENQFSSIPADFFTDMSSLLSVDMDKNPFVGWEIPESLRNASSLKNFSANSANVIGRIPNFFSPDEFPGLVNLHLAGNNLEGELPSSFSGLLLESLWLNGQKLNGGIDVLTNMTFLKEVWLHSNNFSGPLPDFSGLKALEALSLRDNAFTGPVPSSLMNLESLKFVNLTNNFFQGPMPVFKGSVVVDSAKGTNSFCSSQPGDCDPRVNTLLSIAKAMDYPTNFAKNWKGNDPCADWFGLTCSNGNITVINFQKMGLSGTISPEFASLKLLQKIVLADNNLTGTIPEELTTLTGLTELDVSNNQIYGKVPAFRKNLILKFSGNPDIGKDKSDAPSQGSSPGGSTGSDDGNAQAARKKSNRRVGIVVFSVIGGVFMLCLIGVAAFCLYKSKQKRFSRVQSPNTMVLHPRHSGSDNDSVKITVAGSSVSVGAVTETHTVSASEAGDVQMVEAGNMVISIQVLKNVTNNFSEDNILGRGGFGTVYKGELHDGTKIAVKRMENGIITGKGLAEFKSEIAVLTKVRHRHLVGLLGYCLDGNEKLLVYEYMPQGTLSSHLFNWAEEGLKPLEWTKRLTIALDVARGVEYLHSLAHQSFIHRDLKPSNILLGDDMRAKVADFGLVRLAPEGKGSIETRIAGTFGYLAPEYAVTGRVTTKVDVFSFGVILMELITGRKALDESQPEESMHLVTWFRRMHLNKDTFRKAIDPAIDLSEETLASVSTVAELAGHCSAREPYQRPDMGHAVNVLSSLVELWKPSDECSEDIYGIDLDMSLPQALKKWQAYEGTSHMDSSSSSYLPSLDNTQTSIPTRPYGFAESFTSSDGR